The DNA region acaaattatagtccatatgggatccagacacttagaaggtaagaatttagccctTAGGCTATCATGCCTGAACTTCATTAATTCTTTGACTTTTATTACAGAGGTGAGGGGATGGGAATTGCAGACTCATATGGACTTCTGGGAAGGATGGAGAGggtcagggtggggaggaggggtgagAGAGATGTGTCTGTGGtaatgggggagggagagggtgcACAATGGTCTTGGATGCCACCTTGGAGACCTTGGTTGAAGGAGGGATGGGTACGGCATGTCCTGGAAGTGTTACTTGAGCGGTCATTGTATAAGAGGTGACGTATTCCACCTGTCCTCACCGAggcttttctttattctgtctgtATAAGTTCTAAGGCCTGTAGCTAGCTAGTCCATGTCTGCCTCAGCCTGTTTACAAGCCTGTAAAATAAGACCCCTCTTCTCCCATTTTGGATATGCAGTCAAAAGAAGCCACATAGCCTCTTTCCTATTTTGCTTAACATTTCTTCTGCCAGTGTCTTACTTAATGGCTGTTAAAGTTGAGCGGTAAAGCTACTGGGGACAGCTATCATGCAGGCGTTTGCTGTGACTTCATCCCAAGCACAATTCTACTCCAGTGGTCACTGAGaaattcctcatttccagttgAGACTGCTTCAGCATGGTCTCTTCTGTCCTACCAACATTCTAATCACCATTGCTTAAACAATTCCTCTGAATGAAATTCAAGATGGCAGTCTAGAGAAGTCCAACGCTCGCTTCCTCCTCTGTCAAGAAAGCCCAAAGCCACTGAGTCTGCAAGTGAGTGTCCAAGCAGGAGGGGCCGAGGCTGTGGGAGCATGGCAGGAGCACTGTGGCTCACCAGTGGCAGCACTGCTGCAAGGAGACAGGAGAAAGGGGAAAAAGAGCGTGAGCTCAGGCAATCCTCTGGAGAAGAATCCAACCACCACACACCAACAGCTGGACCAGGGAACACTCCCTGCAAAACTTGGAGCTCCTCGACTTCAGAGAAGGAACTTAGCACAATTTCCTCCTGCACCACTTAGGACAGGGACCATGTCAGTGCCTCTCAGGGAGGCACTCTCTTGAGAGGGGACTGTGACAGAAGCCAAGTGAATCCAAAGAAATTGCTAGAAAGTTAGACTAAGTCCCAAGGGTCCAACTGGGCAAAACAGGGCAATGATGACTTCAGAACTCTAACCCATATACCACTCTGCACTGCAAGCAATACACCATTGGAGCAAGGTAGCTGGCATAGACAACCCCTAGAACTCTGGAAATAAGCAAATTCATTCCTTAAGAGTTGGAGAtcatcaaagccttgggaccctgcacccacatatgagacccggaggaggctcgtggctcctgacttctgatcagctcaggtACGGTTGTTgaggccagttggagagtgaaccaacagatggaaaaatctttctgtatctcctgtttgtatatttgattttccaatagaaataaataaatctttttttttttttaaagaattggatGTCATCCTCTTGCCCATTGCCTCTGTTCCCTCAACCACTTGAAAACTGCAGGTTGTGGCTTGGTTCCTGTGCATCTGCCTAGTTTACTTAAAGTTCTCTACACCCTGGGACAGTTCTCCTGGTGGGGCTGGAGGGTGAATCACAGAGTGTGTTGATGCTCCAGATGGTGCACATATCTGAGTGGATGAGCTGCATTCTCTGACAAGTGAATCAGCTGGTTCAGTTTGGCGCAGTAAAGGGCTGGGAGACAGAACACATCAGTTGACTTCCACATCCATGTCACTCCATTCCCACTTACAGTAATCAGAGATGCTATATGATGCTCATCCCGGGGAATCTAGTCTCTTGCCTCTCCCACAAAGAATGGCCAGAGCTCCCGGTCCACCCAAGTGCATGCCCCATGAGCTCTGCTGTAAGCCATACGAGCTCCATTTAGCTAACAACTAGCTTAACTGGACTCACAACTGGGCTCTTTGGTTTGAGCGTAACCCTGTACAACACTATAACTTGCTGGGGTCTCTGGCTCAGGATGTTTGTGCCCTGCCCAAGCTCAGTGTAGGGTCAGGATTTTCAGCTCCATCTCTCTTATGGAAGCTACCAGAGTTTGAGAGCCTCTGTTCACTTGATACTTGGTCCAAAAGTGGTTGTACCCAACCCGATCCAGTGATCAGCACACAAGACAGCTTGCCTTGCTGTTATAAGAGCCAAACTCACTTTCAGAGATCCAGCCACCCTCTCAGACAGTATCTCTTAGGTTGCACTTTCTCCACCCAGAATTCAGGCAACTCTTACAGCTCTGGATCCAGCCAGCAGTTGGAATTTTTAGGTCCACCAAGTTGCTAGAGCCAGCACTGATTTTGAAATGCCAGTGCCTGTCTTGGATGCTGCCTAGGAATCTATGTGCCAGGTATACCCACAGTACCAGCTAGACCTCCTCCCAACACTTGAGATGCTCATCAAACCAGGTCCTCCCTTGAGAGACAGCTGGAAATCTGTGTATTAGGAGTCTCTGTGTCGACAATGAGCCACAGAAAAAGCCCAGATTCCTGCTACGGGCATCCTCCTCTTTGCAAATAAAAGCATGAGAAGAGAATGCTGTAAATATGACCACAACTAAAGCTAAAACACTCTTCCAAACCAGTATCCAGAAGCATACACCCAGAAATAAAGCTTTTAATCAACAGAAAGCATCCTTTAGAAAGGACAGAAGCAAGAGAGCTCATTGACGCTCCCTTTCTCTTCAGCTTCCACCAGACCCCACTTCAAATTTTTTGGTAGCTAAACATTTTTATTGTCCCTTAGTTTACCTTTAtacattttacaaattattttgcaGGGTTTTCTCTTTAGCATTTTGTTGCATTAACTTCAGATATGCacattacatacacatataccattgtttttccttaaaaagaCTTATAACACTGATCATAATGTAGGGAAAGGAAAGTATATTGTCATTTATATGAtacgagtcagtgaagaaatgttTATAATATCCACCAGATGATATAACATCCACACAAGTTTTATGCTCTATATTTACTTCCACAAATAAAGGATGATACTTGCCTTTCTGAGTCTGGTTTATTTCATGTTGCATAAGGACATTCAGGTCCATCTAACTGTGTTGCAAATGTCAGAGTATCATTATGTTTCGTGAGTGAATAACAGCCCTTTGTGtatataaattacattttctttttgcaaacATCAGCTGCTGGACATCTGGGTTGGTTCCCTATATTTACTGTTCTGAATTGACCTGCTATAAACATGGAAATGCAAACATCTTTTTCATATGTTGATTTTACttactttggatatatttccaggaagGATATAGCTGGGTCGTATGATAGgcctatttttactttttctgagGAATGTCCATACTGTTTTCTTTAATGGCCGTACCAATTTGCCTTCCTATCAGCAATATACCATTGTACTCTTTTTTCCACAATTTCTCTAGCATTTGCTGTTTTTGGTATTCAGATAACAGCCATTCTCACTGGAATGAGGTGACagttcattgtggttttcattattattgttgcttttattcttattatttttccatgatgGCTAGTGAGCTTGAACATTATTTAATGTGGCTGTTGGCCACTTATATTGTGTTTGTTTAAACacatattgtatttatttgaaaggcagagttggagagagggagggggagagaaggggagaatcttccatctcttggttcacttttcaaatggccataacaacagggtttgggtcaggccaaatccaggaggcaggagctgtatatgggtttgccacatgggtgcaggtacctaaggacttgggccacctcctgctgTTTTTCAAggtacattagcatgaagctatctcagaagtagaacagctgggaacCGACCCTTGATCCAGCTCTACAGGGTGACTCTGTGATATATGGGAAATTTTGCGAGGGTACATATGGGTCCAGAGAGGTGGCGTACAGGCAGGTTCTTCCCTATGATTCACCAAACAAATGCCAGCAGGCCTGAGGAAATCAGTACTGTTTGTTACAGTCCTGTGCTATAAAGTACAGTGAGATCATTACCCAGATCTGCCAAGGTGGGAGCCAATGTTGAGGATAGTGAGGACTGTGGTAAGCACTAGTCCGAAGAGTCTGAGCACGTCTGAGCAGTGGAGCCTGCATACTGAAAACATCTGCATTTttgtcagtgtgcctgggaatgcggtctttcctttatttcacttttgcttttaaggttgacttatttctttgaaagtcatagttacagagtaatagagacagagaaagagagatcttcagtctactgaagatggctgcagcagccaatgcTGGGGAAGGCTATCATCAAGAGCAGAAAccttcatctgtgtctctcacaagAGTACAAAGGCTCAAACACTTGGTTCTTctcccagcccattagcagggagtcagatcagccttggatcagctgggactccagctagcagtcacatgggatgctggtattgcaagtgtAGCTTCACTTACTATGCCCAAATAACAACCActgtatttttgcttattttttctttttatcttcatGTAGCTATAGTCTTGAATGCTTCCCACTATTCAACTATATCCTCTGTGTCTGTGTAACTGTGTTTTTATACAATTTTATTATTGTCACAATTTTTATGTTAATCTCTTGAGGGtttgtgaaaatatgaaaaaagttaAATTCTTGAGATAGCATATCTTTACGTCATCGTCAAAGGCTTTACACTCCACTGAGAGTTCAATGAAAGTACAAAGACTATGTTAGAAATCAGTAGGATTTCTTCCTTAAAAGGTATTGTTTGATTTTTTCAAATGAATCCAGAAATGGCATCTGGGTTGATCTGAaatcaatattcatttatttttattgacaatgGAAAAGAGAAACTGATTATGAAGCCAgaagagtttaatatgtatgttcTAATGTTAGTTGCAAAGAATTTTTCATTGGGtgcttttctgtgtttcattTCAACTTTCCCTTTAAGGGCTCTTGATAATCTGAAAAGACCACTGGCGTTGGAATGGGCATTTGAATCCACCACATCCTACAGCATTTCCACCTTCTTCGGCAGCCACCAATTTCATCTTCTGTAGTTTTGCAGATGTCCCTTCGGCACACGCCAGACAAATTGTAACAATGGTTTTCAGCAGCACCCATGCCACTTCTTACTGCAGAAAAGAGTCAGTAAGAACAAACTATAAAAACTTTAAACTCCCTTAAGCATGAGAATAGAATAATTCTGGTATGAGCATTTTTTAtaaggcaaaaaagaaaagaaaagaaatgaaaaaaaaagctagacAAAGGATTTGGCTAGCTGCTCCATCACTCTGACTCTGtgttcattctctttcttctttgccCAACTGACCAAGTACTAACAaactctttcaattttttttacaaattcttCCCAAGTCTAATTTAGGCTTCAAAAGGAACTTTGGTAATTATCAAACTGAAATAGCAAGGGTGTGGATGATTTATCTGTCCTAAATACAAAGAGTTTttcattcctttatttctttatttggattTGTGAATctcctgccattttttttttttcaaaatcagatatacacagaggagagacagagaggaagatcttctgtcctatggttcactccccaagtgagccgcaacggccggtgctgtgccgatccgaagccaggaaccaggaacctcttccaggtctcccacatgggtgcagggtcccaacgctttgggccatcctcgactgctttcccaggccacaagcagggagctggatgggaagtggagccgccaggattagaaccagcgcccatatgggatcccgggagcgttcaaggtgaggattttagccgctaggccacgccgccgggcccatctcctgccattttctttgtactttgcataaaacaatgaaaaatggcTGAAATTTCTCTGA from Ochotona princeps isolate mOchPri1 chromosome 11, mOchPri1.hap1, whole genome shotgun sequence includes:
- the LOC101531713 gene encoding beta-defensin 109 — protein: MPLLFTGPSAMKLHFFLSTLILFLTLLPPVRSGMGAAENHCYNLSGVCRRDICKTTEDEIGGCRRRWKCCRMWWIQMPIPTPVVFSDYQEPLKGKLK